One window from the genome of Salvelinus namaycush isolate Seneca chromosome 19, SaNama_1.0, whole genome shotgun sequence encodes:
- the LOC120063785 gene encoding mediator of RNA polymerase II transcription subunit 4-like: protein MAVTDKSTKERLLSVLDDLEVLSRELIEMLALSRSQKLPQGGEDTQILELLVKRDREFQELMRVAQEQGKVHQEMHVLEKEVEKRDCDIQQLQKQLKEAEHILATAVYQAKEKLKSIDKARKGSISSEEIIKYAHRISASNAVCAPLNWVPGDPRRPYPTDLEMRSGMLGHMSNLPTNGVNGHLPGDALAAGRLPDVLTPQYPWQSSDVSVGMLPPHHGNDFGLEPPGHNKENEDDVEAMSTDSSSSSSDSD, encoded by the exons ATGGCGGTGACTGATAAATCTACGAAAGAGCGGTTATTATCGGTACTGGACGATTTAGAAGTGTTATCCAG GGAATTGATAGAGATGCTTGCACTGTCAAGGAGCCAAAAACTCCCCCAAGGAGGCGAGGACACCCAG ATCCTGGAGCTGCTGGTGAAGCGAGACAGAGAGTTCCAGGAGCTGATGAGGGTGGCACAGGAGCAGGGCAAGGTGCACCAAGAGATGCACGTCctggagaaggaggtggagaagagagactGCGACATCCAGCAGCTCCAGAAACAGCTGAAGGAGGCTGAACATATACTG GCGACTGCTGTATACCAAGCAAAGGAGAAGCTAAAATCTATTGATAAGGCCAGAAAAG GGAGCATTTCCTCAGAAGAGATCATCAAATATGCCCACAGGATTAGTGCCAGCAATGCAGTGTGTGCCCCTCTCAACTGGGTACCAG GTGATCCACGTAGACCTTACCCGACTGACCTGGAGATGCGCAGTGGAATGTTGGGTCACATGAGCAATCTGCCAACTAATGGCGTGAACGGACACCTCCCTGGAGATGCACTGGCTGCTGGGAGATTGCCGG ATGTGCTTACACCCCAGTACCCCTGGCAATCGTCCGACGTCTCAGTGGGTATGCTCCCCCCGCACCATGGCAACGACTTTGGGCTGGAGCCCCCCGGCCACAACAAAGAGAACGAGGACGACGTGGAAGCCATGTCTACAGACTCATCCAGCAGCAGCAGCGACTCGGACTGA